The following proteins are encoded in a genomic region of Oncorhynchus masou masou isolate Uvic2021 chromosome 32, UVic_Omas_1.1, whole genome shotgun sequence:
- the LOC135525988 gene encoding homeobox protein Nkx-2.4-like isoform X1, whose product MSLSPKHTTPFSVTDILSPIEETYKKFSGMDGAGNLTSPLGAYRQPQVSQTGMQQHSMGHNATVATTYHMPHTVSQFSHSAMGGYCNGSIGNMGDLPSYQETMRNSAAATGWYGANTDPRYSTISRFMGPSTGMNMTGMGTLTGMGDASRSMPPLHAAPRRKRRVLFSQAQVYELERRFKQQKYLSAPEREHLASMIHLTPTQVKIWFQNHRYKMKRQAKDKAAQQLQQESNMCQQQQSPRRVAVPVLVKDGKPCQNGSNTPTPNQQQVQQQQQQQHNGSGVLPASSNAINQHQNQQVHSLVQAQDLEEISPSPPSLHSQINMAQIDTSAIDYTNNMVSSNLLYGRTW is encoded by the exons ATGTCGTTGAGCCCAAAGCATACAACGCCTTTCTCAGTGACTGATATTTTGAGTCCTATCGAGGAGACCTACAAGAAGTTTAGTGGCATGGACGGCGCAGGGAACCTAACCTCTCCACTGGGAGCTTACCGACAGCCTCAGGTTTCCCAGACTGGCATGCAACAGCACTCCATGGGACACAACGCTACCGTGGCGACCACCTACCACATGCCACACACTGTCTCCCAGTTCTCGCACAGTGCCATGGGGGGATACTGCAATGGGAGCATTGGCAACATGGGAGACCTTCCGTCGTACCAGGAAACCATGAGAAATAGCGCAGCAGCAACAGGGTGGTATGGCGCGAACACGGATCCAAGATATTCAACGA TTTCTAGATTCATGGGACCTTCCACAGGTATGAACATGACTGGAATGGGGACCCTGACAGGCATGGGGGACGCCTCCAGGTCCATGCCACCCCTGCACGCAGCGCCCAGGAGGAAACGACGGGTACTATTCTCCCAGGCTCAGGTGTATGAGCTGGAGAGGagattcaaacaacagaaatacctCTCGGCGCCAGAGCGGGAACACCTGGCCAGTATGATCCACCTGACGCCGACCCAGGTCAAGATCTGGTTCCAGAACCACAGGTACAAGATGAAGCGGCAGGCCAAGGACAAAGCCGCGCAGCAGCTGCAGCAGGAAAGCAACATGTGTCAGCAACAACAGTCTCCGAGGCGCGTGGCCGTGCCTGTTCTGGTGAAGGACGGTAAACCGTGTCAGAACGGCTCCAACACGCCAACGCCGAACCAGCAGCAggtacagcagcagcagcaacagcaacataACGGCTCTGGGGTGCTCCCGGCTTCCAGTAATGCCATCAATCAACATCAAAACCAGCAGGTTCACTCCTTAGTTCAGGCCCAAGACCTGGAGGAGATATCACCTAGCCCCCCTTCACTCCACAGCCAGATCAACATGGCGCAGATAGACACTTCTGCTATAGACTACACCAATAACATGGTCAGCTCCAACCTCCTCTACGGCAGAACGTGGTAG
- the LOC135525988 gene encoding homeobox protein Nkx-2.4-like isoform X2 has protein sequence MSLSPKHTTPFSVTDILSPIEETYKKFSGMDGAGNLTSPLGAYRQPQVSQTGMQQHSMGHNATVATTYHMPHTVSQFSHSAMGGYCNGSIGNMGDLPSYQETMRNSAAATGWYGANTDPRYSTSMNMTGMGTLTGMGDASRSMPPLHAAPRRKRRVLFSQAQVYELERRFKQQKYLSAPEREHLASMIHLTPTQVKIWFQNHRYKMKRQAKDKAAQQLQQESNMCQQQQSPRRVAVPVLVKDGKPCQNGSNTPTPNQQQVQQQQQQQHNGSGVLPASSNAINQHQNQQVHSLVQAQDLEEISPSPPSLHSQINMAQIDTSAIDYTNNMVSSNLLYGRTW, from the exons ATGTCGTTGAGCCCAAAGCATACAACGCCTTTCTCAGTGACTGATATTTTGAGTCCTATCGAGGAGACCTACAAGAAGTTTAGTGGCATGGACGGCGCAGGGAACCTAACCTCTCCACTGGGAGCTTACCGACAGCCTCAGGTTTCCCAGACTGGCATGCAACAGCACTCCATGGGACACAACGCTACCGTGGCGACCACCTACCACATGCCACACACTGTCTCCCAGTTCTCGCACAGTGCCATGGGGGGATACTGCAATGGGAGCATTGGCAACATGGGAGACCTTCCGTCGTACCAGGAAACCATGAGAAATAGCGCAGCAGCAACAGGGTGGTATGGCGCGAACACGGATCCAAGATATTCAACGA GTATGAACATGACTGGAATGGGGACCCTGACAGGCATGGGGGACGCCTCCAGGTCCATGCCACCCCTGCACGCAGCGCCCAGGAGGAAACGACGGGTACTATTCTCCCAGGCTCAGGTGTATGAGCTGGAGAGGagattcaaacaacagaaatacctCTCGGCGCCAGAGCGGGAACACCTGGCCAGTATGATCCACCTGACGCCGACCCAGGTCAAGATCTGGTTCCAGAACCACAGGTACAAGATGAAGCGGCAGGCCAAGGACAAAGCCGCGCAGCAGCTGCAGCAGGAAAGCAACATGTGTCAGCAACAACAGTCTCCGAGGCGCGTGGCCGTGCCTGTTCTGGTGAAGGACGGTAAACCGTGTCAGAACGGCTCCAACACGCCAACGCCGAACCAGCAGCAggtacagcagcagcagcaacagcaacataACGGCTCTGGGGTGCTCCCGGCTTCCAGTAATGCCATCAATCAACATCAAAACCAGCAGGTTCACTCCTTAGTTCAGGCCCAAGACCTGGAGGAGATATCACCTAGCCCCCCTTCACTCCACAGCCAGATCAACATGGCGCAGATAGACACTTCTGCTATAGACTACACCAATAACATGGTCAGCTCCAACCTCCTCTACGGCAGAACGTGGTAG